A stretch of Polypterus senegalus isolate Bchr_013 chromosome 3, ASM1683550v1, whole genome shotgun sequence DNA encodes these proteins:
- the sesn1 gene encoding sestrin-1 isoform X2 has protein sequence MRHSTSSRKAVDNSSVTVSGLFKMCAHCERLCKKEIGVRIPRPLGQGPSRFIPETKILQVSKVDSKTQVIFEDTFSTLGRLDNISLVMGFHPQYLESFLKTQHYLLQMDGPLPLDHRHYIGIMAAARHQCSYLVNLHVDDFLQVGGNPKWLNGLEGAPQKLQSLGELNKILAHRPWLITKEHIEQLLKAEDHSWSLAELIHAVVLLTHYHSLASFTFGCGINPEIHCEGGHTFRPPSVSNYCVCDLANGNSSLDEMQINQLVTDASCEVEALMEKMKQLQECRDEEEASQEEMTTRFEREKTESMLVASTEEEESAPTRDVSRHFEDPSYGYKDFSRRGEHVPTFRAQDYTWEDHGYSLVNRLYPDFGQLLDEKFQIAYNLTYNTMAMHRDVDTSMLRRAIWNYIHCMFGIRYDDYDYGEINQLLDRSFKVYIKTMVCSPEKTTKRMYDSFWRQFEHSEKVHVNLLLMEARMQAELLYALRAITRYMT, from the exons GAAATTGGTGTACGGATCCCAAGGCCCCTGGGACAGGGCCCAAGCAGATTTATCCCTGAAACAAAG ATTCTTCAGGTAAGCAAAGTGGATTCTAAAACCCAAGTAATCTTTGAAGACACATTTTCCACTTTGGGTCGTCTGGACAACATTTCATTGGTAATGGGGTTCCATCCTCAGTATTTGGAAAGTTTTCTCAAGACTCAGCATTATCTTCTGCAGATGGATGGACCTCTTCCTCTTGATCACCGCCATTACATTGGAATCATG gctGCAGCACGGCATCAGTGTTCATATTTAGTCAATCTGCATGTAGATGACTTCCTTCAAGTTGGGGGCAACCCAAAGTGGTTGAATGGTTTGGAAGGTGCCCCCCAGAAACTACAGTCCTTGGGGGAATTGAACAAGATACTGGCTCACCGTCCTTGGCTCATCACAAAAGAGCACATTGAG CAATTGTTgaaagctgaagatcacagctGGTCCCTTGCAGAGCTTATTCATGCAGTTGTTTTGCTGACACACTACCATTCTCTTGCTTCCTTCACATTTGGCTGTGGAATCAATCCTGAGATACACTGTGAGGGCGGACACACCTTTCGACCTCCTTCCGTTAGTAATTACTGTGTCTGTGACCTTGCAAATGGGAACAGTTCTTTGGATGAAATGCAGATCAACCAGTTG GTTACTGATGCGTCGTGTGAAGTTGAAGCACTAATGGAGAAAATGAAGCAATTGCAAGAATGCCGAGATGAAGAAGAAGCTAGTCAGGAAGAGATGACAACTCGATTTGAGCGAGAGAAAACTGAAAGCATGTTGGTAGCTTCCACAG aagaagaagagagtgcacCTACCAGAGATGTTTCACGTCACTTTGAGGATCCCAGCTACGGTTACAAAGATTTCTCCAGGCGTGGGGAACATGTTCCTACTTTCCGCGCTCAG GACTATACCTGGGAAGATCATGGCTATTCTTTGGTGAATCGCTTATACCCAGATTTTGGGCAACTGCTGGATGAGAAGTTTCAGATTGCTTATAATTTAACCTACAACACCATGGCAATGCACAGAGATGTGGATACATCAATGCTGAGACGTGCAATCTggaattacatccactgcatgttTGGAATAAG ATATGATGATTATGATTATGGTGAGATAAATCAGTTGTTAGATCGGAGCTTTAAAGTTTACATTAAGACGATGGTGTGTAGCCCAGAAAAAACGACAAAAAGAATGTATGACAGCTTCTGGAGACAATTTGAACACTCCGAGAAG GTTCATGTTAATTTGCTTCTTATGGAAGCTCGTATGCAAGCTGAGCTGCTCTATGCTTTAAGAGCCATTACTCGTTACATGACatga